In the Sulfurihydrogenibium sp. genome, GTTTGAAAAAGAACTTATAGCCAAAGAAGAAGTTGACAATGCTAAAACAGATATGGAGATTGCTTTAAATCAACTCCGCTCAGCTGAAGCAACATTAAAAGAGTATGAAAGACAGAAAAACGAAACAGTTATAAAAGCTCCATTTGATGGAATTGTTGATAAAAGATTTATAAGCATTGGAGATTATGTAGATAGTCAAACACAAATGTTTTATATCTTAAAGCCTAGTCCGCTATGGGCAGTCTTTAGCCTACCGCAGCAGTATATAAAAAATATAAAAATCGGAGGTTTAATAGATATTGATATAGATGGAGTAGGAAAGGTCAAAGGAAAAATAGATTATATATCTTCATCCCTTGACCAAAATAACTTGATTGTGGTAAAAGCATTAGTAGAAAATCCTGATGACAAATTAAAAGAAAATATGTACGGTAAAGCTAACATAGTTGTTGATGTAAAAAAAGGATTTAGAATTCCTGAGCAAGCTTTGCTTTTAGCAGGAAATGAAAGTTTTGTGTATAAAATCCAGGATGGAAAAGCTTTTAAAG is a window encoding:
- a CDS encoding efflux RND transporter periplasmic adaptor subunit, which encodes MKNKIIPILIAIAILAVGLFIVKSINPKKQEQPKQKPTPVVKVLELKSQEIPIIYTANATLQAKTSATLKPQVNGRVIKLFIEEGQYVKAGQPLAIIQPEKEQYQIESQISVIEQLRANYLNKKAIYERRKQLFEKELIAKEEVDNAKTDMEIALNQLRSAEATLKEYERQKNETVIKAPFDGIVDKRFISIGDYVDSQTQMFYILKPSPLWAVFSLPQQYIKNIKIGGLIDIDIDGVGKVKGKIDYISSSLDQNNLIVVKALVENPDDKLKENMYGKANIVVDVKKGFRIPEQALLLAGNESFVYKIQDGKAFKVKVDVINQSFGFVDIIGNLQEGDKIAITNLMMLKDGMPVKAIN